A window from Listeria seeligeri serovar 1/2b str. SLCC3954 encodes these proteins:
- a CDS encoding YdcF family protein, translating into MVIYFLAGFFLLLFIVLSIIDRRRVSNGIFLTMALFFLLLSLVYAIFSKGNELIISIMGTVLILLVLLIPFFVIGLATMLIVNGRIMLKREGRKLANMLPLFIGLGIIALIIIWFGNIIQANNQVLGIVIVFVVTLVGYFSFLFLSFLLSTFIYQYNFPRYNQDFLIVLGSGLIGGDRVPPLLASRLDRAIAFYEKQLAKKGKRATFIVSGGQGDNETISEAEAMRGYLISKGIDETFIIMENKSVNTLQNMQFSKKKMDAIMPEYNSLFSTNNFHLFRASLYARKAGLKSQGIGAKTALYYMPNALIREFIATIFMYKKVHIILVSLITFFFAVLSVIGISFG; encoded by the coding sequence ATGGTTATCTATTTTTTAGCAGGTTTTTTCTTACTTCTATTTATTGTGCTATCCATTATTGATAGGCGAAGAGTAAGTAACGGGATTTTTTTAACAATGGCATTATTTTTTTTATTACTTTCGTTAGTGTACGCCATCTTTTCTAAAGGAAATGAGTTAATCATTTCAATAATGGGAACAGTGCTAATTTTATTAGTGCTACTTATCCCATTTTTTGTTATCGGATTAGCCACGATGTTAATAGTGAACGGCCGAATAATGCTCAAGCGTGAAGGGCGGAAATTGGCCAATATGTTACCGCTTTTTATTGGCCTCGGGATTATAGCACTTATTATTATTTGGTTCGGAAATATTATTCAAGCAAACAATCAGGTCCTTGGAATTGTTATCGTGTTTGTTGTAACTCTGGTAGGTTATTTTTCATTCTTGTTCTTGTCGTTTCTATTATCGACGTTCATTTATCAATATAATTTTCCGCGTTATAATCAAGATTTTCTCATCGTTCTTGGTAGTGGCTTGATAGGCGGTGATAGAGTTCCACCTTTACTTGCTAGTCGACTTGACCGAGCCATTGCGTTCTATGAAAAGCAACTTGCCAAAAAAGGAAAACGGGCTACTTTTATTGTTTCTGGAGGACAAGGTGACAATGAGACCATATCCGAAGCGGAAGCAATGCGTGGTTATTTGATAAGTAAGGGGATTGACGAGACTTTTATTATTATGGAAAATAAATCCGTCAATACACTCCAAAATATGCAATTTTCGAAAAAGAAAATGGATGCAATTATGCCAGAGTATAATAGTTTATTCTCAACAAACAATTTCCATCTGTTTCGAGCAAGTTTATACGCTCGAAAAGCTGGCCTAAAGAGTCAAGGAATTGGTGCGAAAACAGCATTATATTACATGCCAAATGCACTTATAAGAGAGTTTATTGCGACTATATTTATGTATAAGAAAGTACATATTATTTTGGTAAGTTTGATTACTTTCTTTTTTGCGGTTTTATCAGTTATTGGAATTAGTTTTGGATAG
- a CDS encoding NAD(P)-dependent oxidoreductase, with protein MKKIGFVGTGVMGASMASHLLEAGYEVFVYTRTKSKAEALLAKGAHWEAAPSDLAAKVDVLISMVGYPKDVEELYLGEAGFLNHLKQGAVAVDMTTSSPALAKKIAEVGAEKGIGVLDAPVSGGDIGAKNGTLAIMVGGSAEVFEQVKPIFAILGSSVILQGEAGSGQHTKLVNQIAIASNMIGVTEAIIYAEKAGLNPSRVLESISGGAAGSWSLTNLIPRVLKDDFSPGFFIKHFIKDMGIAITEAKQMGLELPGLILAEKMYQTLAERGLSEEGTQALIKYYR; from the coding sequence ATGAAGAAAATTGGATTTGTAGGTACAGGCGTGATGGGAGCGAGTATGGCTTCACACTTGCTTGAAGCAGGTTATGAGGTATTTGTTTATACGCGTACCAAGTCAAAAGCAGAAGCACTACTAGCAAAAGGTGCGCACTGGGAAGCTGCGCCAAGTGATTTAGCAGCAAAAGTCGATGTGCTTATTTCAATGGTCGGCTATCCAAAAGATGTCGAGGAGTTATATTTAGGGGAAGCTGGTTTTTTAAATCATTTAAAACAAGGAGCCGTAGCGGTTGATATGACGACTTCTTCTCCAGCTCTAGCTAAGAAAATTGCTGAAGTTGGAGCTGAAAAAGGAATTGGCGTTCTCGATGCTCCGGTTTCGGGCGGCGATATTGGTGCGAAAAATGGCACATTAGCAATTATGGTTGGTGGCTCAGCCGAAGTATTTGAGCAAGTAAAACCAATTTTTGCTATTCTTGGTAGCAGTGTGATTTTACAGGGGGAAGCAGGTTCTGGACAGCATACTAAGCTGGTTAACCAGATTGCGATTGCCTCCAACATGATTGGTGTAACAGAAGCGATTATCTATGCAGAAAAAGCAGGACTTAATCCTTCCCGAGTACTGGAATCTATTTCGGGTGGAGCAGCCGGAAGTTGGTCGCTTACGAACTTAATTCCTCGTGTGCTCAAAGACGATTTCTCACCAGGATTCTTTATCAAACATTTCATTAAGGATATGGGAATCGCGATTACAGAAGCAAAACAAATGGGTCTTGAACTGCCAGGACTTATACTTGCAGAAAAAATGTACCAAACATTAGCTGAACGTGGGCTAAGTGAAGAAGGAACACAAGCTTTAATTAAATATTATCGTTAA
- a CDS encoding aminotransferase class I/II-fold pyridoxal phosphate-dependent enzyme, which produces MTKSIRPELHDIQVSGIRTFNTRVTGIPDMIRLTLGEPDFPTPEHVKQAAIQAIQDNFTNYTPNAGMPELLQAASTYFQEKYSLEYNTDEIIVTVGATEAISVALQTILEPGDEVILPDPIYPGYEPLITLNKAVPIKIDTTETNFKLTPEQLHTHITAKTKALIIPYPSNPTGVSLTKAELSDLAAVLKETGIFVIADEIYSELTYQEEHVSIAPMLTEQTIVINGLSKSHAMIGWRIGFLLAPKEITQEMLKIHQYSVTCASSISQKAALEAITNGKDDAFQMRTEYKTRANFTQERLEKMGFTVIPPDGAFYFFVKLPDTITENSFDWAVKLAEEAKVAVVPGNAFSEKGDRYFRLSYATSFNKLAEALDRMAAFLEK; this is translated from the coding sequence ATGACAAAATCTATACGACCTGAATTACACGATATTCAAGTAAGTGGTATCAGAACTTTCAATACAAGAGTCACTGGTATTCCTGATATGATTCGTCTAACGCTTGGTGAACCAGATTTTCCAACACCCGAACACGTTAAACAAGCTGCTATTCAAGCCATTCAAGATAATTTTACAAACTATACTCCTAATGCGGGTATGCCAGAACTGCTACAAGCCGCCTCTACTTACTTTCAAGAGAAATACAGCTTAGAATACAATACAGATGAAATTATCGTCACAGTAGGCGCTACAGAAGCTATATCAGTCGCCTTACAAACCATACTAGAGCCTGGCGATGAAGTTATTTTACCTGATCCAATTTATCCTGGATATGAACCATTAATTACTTTAAATAAAGCGGTACCAATCAAAATTGATACAACAGAAACTAATTTCAAATTGACACCGGAACAATTACATACACATATTACAGCAAAAACAAAAGCACTTATTATTCCATATCCCTCGAATCCTACCGGTGTTAGTTTAACAAAAGCAGAATTATCGGACTTAGCTGCTGTATTAAAAGAAACTGGTATTTTTGTAATTGCGGATGAAATATACAGTGAATTAACTTACCAAGAAGAACATGTGAGTATCGCTCCAATGTTAACAGAACAAACCATCGTGATTAACGGCCTGTCTAAATCCCACGCGATGATTGGCTGGCGAATCGGCTTCTTACTTGCGCCAAAAGAAATCACCCAAGAAATGTTGAAAATACACCAATATTCCGTTACATGTGCTAGCTCCATTTCTCAAAAAGCAGCTTTAGAAGCAATTACAAATGGCAAAGATGATGCGTTTCAAATGCGAACTGAATATAAAACTAGAGCAAACTTCACGCAAGAACGCTTAGAAAAGATGGGCTTTACAGTTATCCCCCCAGATGGTGCCTTTTACTTCTTCGTAAAACTTCCTGATACTATCACCGAAAACTCGTTTGACTGGGCTGTTAAGCTAGCAGAAGAAGCAAAAGTAGCGGTAGTCCCAGGTAATGCTTTTTCCGAAAAAGGCGATCGTTATTTCCGGCTTTCTTATGCAACTTCCTTTAATAAACTCGCAGAAGCACTCGACCGAATGGCTGCTTTTTTAGAAAAATAA
- a CDS encoding YkuJ family protein — protein sequence MSQLLGIIQRLHAMQEDESAETQARRFEKNGTPVCEVKFFQASNSFEVEIYGDNSKYQFDDIDMTAIEIFETLQENE from the coding sequence ATGTCTCAGTTATTGGGAATTATTCAACGTTTACATGCAATGCAAGAAGATGAGTCTGCTGAAACACAAGCAAGACGCTTTGAAAAAAATGGTACGCCCGTGTGCGAAGTAAAGTTTTTTCAAGCTTCTAACTCATTTGAAGTAGAAATTTATGGCGACAATAGTAAATATCAATTTGATGATATTGATATGACAGCTATCGAAATTTTTGAAACGCTACAAGAAAACGAATAA
- the cbpB gene encoding cyclic-di-AMP-binding protein CbpB, which translates to MISNKFGQFIDNELADSMISAEKVAHVQLGNNLEHALLVLTKCGYSVIPVLDFEFKLHGLISAAMITDAILGLERIEFERLEELKVEDVMQTDFPVIKDFLNNERIVHLLVDNPFVCVIDKEFHFEGIVTRRVVLKQVNRYIHLQVEENR; encoded by the coding sequence ATGATCTCTAATAAATTTGGACAATTTATTGATAATGAATTAGCTGATTCAATGATTTCTGCTGAAAAAGTAGCTCATGTACAGCTTGGTAATAATTTAGAACATGCATTACTTGTTTTAACCAAATGTGGCTACTCAGTTATTCCAGTGCTAGACTTTGAATTTAAACTTCATGGATTAATAAGTGCTGCAATGATTACAGATGCAATACTAGGACTTGAACGTATTGAATTTGAGCGATTAGAAGAATTAAAAGTAGAAGATGTTATGCAAACAGATTTTCCGGTGATTAAAGATTTCCTAAATAACGAGCGAATTGTTCACTTGCTTGTTGATAATCCTTTTGTTTGTGTCATTGATAAGGAGTTCCATTTTGAAGGGATTGTGACAAGACGGGTTGTTTTAAAACAAGTCAATCGTTATATTCATTTACAGGTGGAGGAAAATAGATGA
- a CDS encoding LysR family transcriptional regulator, which yields MIVTEYELLVCLAEELNMRKSAEKLFLSQPALSQRLQTIESRWNTKIFIRTQKGLLLTPEGEAIVRHASSVIDREHTIQEKLEAMEGVVRGTLRIACASVVAQMWLPRVLKTFTSAYPNVQISLVTGWSSEVTQQLAAGNVHIGIVRGNSTWKSVQKPLFKDKLILVDTEITKIEQVFQTNRPFVQFRSDSNYYQVIQDYWQRNFGKMPRQAMLMDQMETSRQMALNGIGFAILPEVTMLGYSDKINKIPLTEKDGSILSRETNLLTYEQSLGLPQVKAFLEIIDKFLEQVK from the coding sequence ATGATTGTAACGGAATATGAACTACTTGTTTGTCTAGCAGAAGAACTTAATATGCGTAAAAGTGCCGAAAAACTTTTCTTAAGTCAGCCGGCTTTATCGCAACGTCTGCAAACAATCGAAAGCAGATGGAATACGAAGATTTTTATTCGTACCCAAAAAGGTTTACTACTTACCCCAGAAGGAGAAGCCATTGTCCGCCATGCTTCAAGCGTTATTGACAGAGAACATACCATCCAAGAAAAATTAGAAGCAATGGAAGGTGTCGTGCGCGGAACGCTCAGAATTGCATGTGCAAGTGTGGTTGCTCAAATGTGGTTACCCCGTGTATTAAAAACATTTACAAGCGCCTATCCAAATGTGCAAATTTCGCTTGTAACAGGTTGGAGCAGTGAAGTTACGCAACAACTTGCAGCAGGGAATGTTCATATCGGTATTGTGCGCGGAAATTCTACTTGGAAGAGCGTTCAAAAACCACTTTTTAAAGACAAATTAATTTTAGTTGATACGGAAATTACAAAAATCGAGCAAGTTTTCCAGACTAATCGACCTTTTGTACAGTTCCGCAGTGATTCCAATTATTATCAGGTAATTCAAGATTACTGGCAACGTAATTTCGGGAAAATGCCACGCCAGGCAATGTTGATGGATCAAATGGAGACTTCGCGTCAAATGGCGCTTAATGGGATTGGCTTTGCGATTTTGCCAGAAGTGACGATGTTAGGCTACTCAGATAAAATAAATAAGATACCACTAACAGAAAAAGACGGATCAATTCTTAGTCGAGAAACGAATTTACTAACTTACGAACAATCGCTTGGTTTGCCACAAGTAAAAGCGTTTTTAGAAATAATTGATAAATTCCTTGAACAAGTGAAATAG
- the dapD gene encoding 2,3,4,5-tetrahydropyridine-2,6-dicarboxylate N-acetyltransferase, with the protein MEQMDAHQIISFIQNSKKATPVKVYLKGDLEKITFPADVKTFITGSVGTIFGEWAVVEPLLEENKANIEDYVIENDRRNSAIPLLDMKNINARIEPGAVIRDQVTIGDNAVIMMGASINIGSVIGDGTMIDMNVVLGGRATVGKNCHIGAGSVLAGVVEPPSAQPVIVEDNVVVGANVVVLEGVRIGEGAVVAAGAIVTKDVAPGTVVAGIPARELKKLDAKTASKTEIMQELRQL; encoded by the coding sequence ATGGAACAAATGGACGCACACCAAATTATTTCTTTTATTCAAAATAGCAAGAAAGCAACACCGGTCAAAGTTTACCTTAAAGGAGATCTAGAAAAAATTACTTTTCCTGCTGATGTGAAAACATTTATTACAGGGAGTGTAGGAACGATTTTTGGAGAATGGGCAGTTGTTGAGCCATTGCTTGAAGAAAATAAAGCGAATATTGAAGATTATGTAATCGAAAATGATCGCCGTAATTCTGCTATTCCTCTATTAGATATGAAAAATATTAATGCGCGGATTGAGCCGGGTGCAGTGATTCGTGATCAAGTAACTATTGGTGACAATGCGGTTATTATGATGGGCGCAAGTATTAATATCGGATCTGTCATTGGAGATGGTACGATGATTGATATGAATGTTGTTCTTGGTGGACGCGCAACTGTCGGGAAAAACTGTCATATCGGCGCAGGATCGGTTCTTGCTGGTGTAGTAGAGCCACCATCCGCACAACCTGTTATCGTAGAAGATAATGTCGTTGTTGGTGCTAATGTGGTTGTTTTAGAAGGCGTACGTATTGGAGAAGGTGCAGTTGTTGCTGCTGGCGCAATTGTAACAAAAGACGTAGCTCCTGGAACTGTGGTTGCTGGAATCCCGGCCCGCGAACTGAAAAAATTAGATGCAAAAACTGCTTCTAAAACAGAAATTATGCAAGAACTTCGCCAACTTTAA
- a CDS encoding N-acetyldiaminopimelate deacetylase, whose amino-acid sequence MDLNQFIAIRRDLHQIPETGYKEWKTQAYLLDYIAKLPSEYLEVKKWRTGLLVRVNGTNPTKTIGYRTDIDALPITEETGLAFESTHAGNMHACGHDLHMSIALGVLTHFASKPAKDNLLFVFQPAEEGPGGAKPIMESAEFNEWRPDSIYGLHIAPEYKVGQIAIKPGLLFANTSELFISFKGKGGHAAYPHLANDMVVAASAFVGQMQTIISRNIDPMDSAVITIGRIHGGEIQNVIAETAFLDGTIRTLSPETMEIVWTRLKQLAKGWEAAYQCEVTFHAGSDYYQVDNDLEETATFIEFLEGNYPDSYVAAKSAMTGEDFGYFLSEIKGFMFWLGVDSEYSLHHAKLNPKEEAIPFAINVLIKFLESK is encoded by the coding sequence GTGGACTTAAATCAATTTATTGCGATTCGGCGTGACTTGCACCAAATACCAGAAACTGGCTATAAAGAATGGAAAACACAAGCTTATTTACTCGATTATATCGCTAAATTACCGAGTGAATATTTGGAAGTGAAGAAATGGCGAACTGGTCTTTTAGTTCGGGTCAATGGAACGAACCCAACGAAAACAATCGGTTATCGGACGGATATTGATGCATTGCCAATCACAGAAGAAACTGGTTTAGCTTTTGAGTCGACTCACGCGGGAAATATGCATGCTTGTGGTCATGACTTACATATGAGTATTGCGCTTGGTGTATTAACTCATTTTGCAAGTAAGCCAGCAAAAGATAATTTGCTTTTTGTGTTTCAACCAGCTGAAGAAGGGCCGGGCGGGGCAAAACCAATTATGGAAAGCGCTGAATTTAATGAGTGGCGTCCAGATTCCATTTATGGGTTACATATTGCTCCGGAGTATAAAGTCGGCCAAATCGCCATTAAACCTGGCTTATTATTCGCTAATACATCCGAACTTTTTATTTCTTTCAAAGGAAAAGGTGGCCACGCTGCTTATCCACATTTAGCAAACGATATGGTAGTTGCAGCAAGTGCTTTTGTCGGCCAAATGCAAACGATTATTAGCCGAAATATCGACCCAATGGACAGCGCGGTTATTACGATTGGACGAATTCACGGTGGGGAAATTCAAAATGTGATTGCAGAAACTGCCTTTTTAGATGGAACGATTCGGACACTCTCACCCGAAACAATGGAAATCGTTTGGACACGGCTAAAACAATTAGCAAAAGGTTGGGAAGCAGCGTATCAGTGTGAAGTGACTTTTCATGCAGGTTCTGATTATTATCAAGTCGATAATGACCTAGAAGAGACAGCTACATTTATCGAATTTTTAGAAGGGAACTATCCAGACAGTTATGTAGCTGCAAAATCGGCAATGACAGGAGAAGACTTTGGTTACTTTTTATCAGAAATTAAAGGATTTATGTTTTGGCTTGGAGTGGATTCAGAGTATAGTTTACACCACGCCAAATTAAACCCGAAAGAAGAAGCGATTCCGTTTGCTATTAATGTATTAATTAAGTTTTTAGAAAGTAAATAA
- a CDS encoding mechanosensitive ion channel family protein translates to MNLLKQWFQSIDWDKFWNHIISLGIKIAILIVLYFILRVVGNKIIRSFFRKYRQQQAVSVGRADTLESLISNFYGYVLFFTFAILLLQNFMDVTAIIASAGVASLAIAFGAQGLVSDVVTGFFILLERQLDVGDTITIGLVNGTVEALGLRTTQVRDFDGTLHFIPNRQIMIVSNHSRGNMRVMVDIQISPTENPEKAMAIINEVCTKATKENKNIVEPPTVLGVQNIDATNMVIRVVGKAVNGEQYSVQRDLLKDIREALTENKIELPLSFVSTFGPNNN, encoded by the coding sequence ATGAATTTACTAAAACAGTGGTTCCAATCAATTGACTGGGACAAATTCTGGAATCATATTATTTCGCTCGGGATAAAAATTGCTATTTTAATTGTTCTTTATTTTATTCTTCGCGTGGTGGGTAATAAAATTATTCGTAGTTTCTTTCGTAAGTATAGGCAACAACAGGCCGTTTCGGTTGGGCGTGCTGATACCCTTGAAAGTTTGATTTCTAATTTTTATGGCTACGTATTATTTTTCACTTTTGCGATTTTATTATTACAGAACTTCATGGATGTCACAGCAATTATCGCCAGCGCAGGGGTTGCGAGTTTAGCGATTGCATTCGGGGCTCAAGGGCTTGTGAGTGACGTTGTGACTGGGTTTTTCATTTTACTCGAACGCCAACTTGATGTTGGAGATACGATTACGATTGGTTTAGTCAATGGAACTGTAGAAGCACTCGGACTTAGAACTACACAGGTGCGGGATTTTGATGGCACACTTCATTTTATTCCTAACAGACAAATTATGATTGTTAGTAATCATTCACGCGGTAATATGCGCGTAATGGTGGACATTCAAATTAGTCCAACTGAAAATCCGGAAAAAGCGATGGCGATTATCAATGAGGTTTGTACTAAAGCAACTAAAGAAAACAAAAATATTGTTGAGCCACCTACTGTCCTTGGTGTACAAAATATCGATGCAACTAACATGGTAATCCGCGTAGTCGGTAAAGCAGTTAACGGCGAGCAGTATTCTGTTCAGCGCGATTTGTTAAAAGATATCCGCGAAGCACTGACAGAAAACAAAATCGAGTTACCACTAAGTTTTGTTAGCACATTTGGACCAAACAACAATTAA
- a CDS encoding quaternary amine ABC transporter ATP-binding protein, giving the protein MSKIEVEELTKIFGKKASKASSLLSQGKSKTEILKETGATIGVNKASFSVEEGEIFVIMGLSGSGKSTLVRLLNRLIEPTSGKIWLDGKELSSLNKKELLEVRRKSMSMVFQNFGLFPNRTINRNVEYGLEIQGLDKEEREKNAAESLALVGLAGYGEQYPSQLSGGMQQRVGLARALANNPDILLMDEAFSALDPLNRKDMQDQLLDLQDKMKKTIIFITHDLDEALRIGDHIMIMRDGSVVQTGSPEDILAHPADEYVEKFIEDVDRSKVYTASNVMIRPEIVNFEKDGPRVALKRMREAGTSSVFVVRRNRELVGIVHAADVSKLVKENITSLESAIHRDVPTTGPDTPLAEIMDTISTTTIPIAVTEDGKLKGIIIRGSVLAALSGNEVNVNA; this is encoded by the coding sequence TTGAGTAAGATTGAAGTAGAAGAGCTAACGAAAATTTTTGGAAAAAAAGCTTCCAAAGCATCTTCTTTACTTTCTCAGGGAAAATCGAAAACAGAAATTTTAAAGGAAACAGGAGCGACTATTGGTGTTAATAAAGCATCCTTTAGCGTAGAAGAAGGGGAAATTTTCGTTATTATGGGGCTTTCTGGTAGTGGGAAGTCTACCTTAGTGCGACTATTGAACCGACTAATTGAGCCAACGAGCGGAAAAATTTGGCTAGATGGTAAAGAATTATCTAGTTTAAATAAAAAAGAACTTCTGGAAGTTAGAAGAAAAAGTATGAGTATGGTTTTCCAGAACTTCGGCTTATTTCCGAATAGAACCATCAATCGTAATGTCGAATATGGTTTAGAAATTCAAGGACTTGATAAAGAAGAACGCGAGAAAAATGCAGCAGAATCACTTGCTTTAGTTGGACTAGCTGGTTACGGCGAACAATATCCTTCGCAACTTTCTGGTGGTATGCAACAACGTGTTGGTCTTGCGCGTGCACTTGCTAACAATCCTGATATTTTACTGATGGATGAAGCTTTTTCAGCACTTGACCCACTGAATCGGAAAGATATGCAAGATCAATTGCTCGACTTACAAGATAAAATGAAAAAAACAATTATCTTTATTACGCATGATTTAGATGAAGCACTTCGAATTGGGGACCACATTATGATTATGCGTGATGGCTCTGTAGTTCAAACTGGTTCGCCGGAAGATATTTTGGCACACCCAGCAGATGAATATGTAGAAAAATTCATTGAAGATGTCGATCGCTCCAAAGTTTATACAGCAAGTAATGTGATGATTCGTCCGGAAATCGTTAATTTTGAAAAAGATGGTCCTCGTGTGGCGCTCAAACGGATGCGTGAAGCGGGAACTTCCAGCGTGTTCGTTGTGAGACGTAATCGTGAATTAGTCGGCATTGTTCATGCGGCTGATGTATCAAAACTTGTAAAAGAAAATATTACGTCGCTTGAGTCGGCTATTCACCGAGATGTTCCAACTACGGGACCAGATACGCCACTCGCAGAAATTATGGACACTATTTCGACGACAACAATTCCCATCGCTGTAACAGAAGATGGGAAACTAAAAGGAATTATTATCCGTGGTTCAGTTCTGGCCGCGCTTTCTGGAAATGAGGTGAACGTTAATGCCTAA
- a CDS encoding ABC transporter permease, with protein sequence MPNIPTIPLADWIDKLVDGLTQFEGFFNVITNIIGGIVDGFQWVFDLVPPWLFIILLVLGTFWVNRKGKKWGLITFEVVGLLLIWNLDFWRDMTQTLTLVLTSSLIALIIGVPLGIWMAKSNIVESIFKPVLDFMQTMPAFVYLIPAVAFFGIGMVPGVVASVIFAMPPTVRMTNLGIRQVSTELVEAADSFGSTPWQKLWKVQLPMAKSTMMAGINQSIMLALSMVVIASMIGAMGLGTRVYFAVGRNDAGGGFVAGIAIVIVAIILDRLTQAFNKKAKSE encoded by the coding sequence ATGCCTAATATTCCAACGATTCCATTAGCTGATTGGATTGATAAATTGGTTGATGGCTTGACGCAGTTTGAAGGATTTTTTAATGTAATTACAAATATTATTGGTGGTATTGTTGATGGCTTCCAGTGGGTATTTGATTTAGTTCCACCGTGGTTATTTATTATTTTACTCGTTTTAGGAACGTTCTGGGTTAACCGTAAAGGCAAAAAATGGGGCTTAATTACCTTTGAAGTTGTCGGTCTACTACTTATTTGGAACCTAGATTTTTGGCGTGATATGACGCAAACATTAACACTCGTTTTAACAAGTAGTTTAATCGCTCTTATTATTGGAGTTCCTCTTGGAATTTGGATGGCAAAGAGCAACATTGTCGAAAGTATTTTCAAACCTGTACTGGACTTCATGCAAACAATGCCAGCCTTTGTTTACTTAATTCCAGCAGTTGCATTTTTTGGGATTGGAATGGTACCTGGGGTTGTAGCTTCTGTAATCTTCGCAATGCCACCAACTGTTCGGATGACAAATCTTGGTATCCGCCAAGTATCCACAGAGCTTGTCGAGGCAGCTGATTCCTTTGGTTCCACACCTTGGCAAAAACTTTGGAAAGTACAACTACCAATGGCGAAATCAACTATGATGGCTGGGATTAACCAAAGTATCATGCTAGCACTTTCCATGGTCGTTATTGCTTCGATGATTGGGGCGATGGGACTAGGAACACGAGTTTACTTCGCTGTTGGCCGTAATGATGCAGGTGGCGGATTTGTCGCTGGGATTGCAATTGTTATCGTAGCAATCATCCTTGACCGTCTAACACAAGCCTTTAACAAAAAAGCAAAATCTGAGTAA
- a CDS encoding glycine betaine ABC transporter substrate-binding protein, with translation MLKKIITTVTLATLVFTLSACGTTLAPYDANKDLGEQINYTITGIDAGAGIMLATQNAIEDYHLDDDNWQLQTSSTAAMTSTLQKAIKDKRPIVVTGWTPHWMFTKFDLKFLEDPKNVYGNAENIHTIVRKGLKEDKPSAYEVLDNFFWTAEDMSEVMLEVNDGVDPEEAAKKWVKNNPEKVAKWTDGVKKVDGEEIKLTYVAWDSEIASTNVVAEALRQVGYDTTIQAMEIQPMWASVATDAADGMVAAWLPNTSGIYYKDYKGKFEDLGANLKGAKIGLAVPKYMTNINSIEDLKTSK, from the coding sequence TTGCTAAAAAAAATAATCACCACTGTCACGCTTGCTACGCTAGTTTTCACTTTGTCGGCTTGCGGGACAACCCTTGCTCCTTATGATGCAAATAAAGATTTAGGTGAACAAATCAATTATACAATTACTGGAATTGATGCAGGAGCAGGAATCATGTTAGCTACACAAAATGCTATTGAGGATTATCATTTAGATGACGATAATTGGCAATTACAAACAAGTTCAACAGCTGCCATGACAAGTACACTTCAAAAAGCAATAAAAGATAAACGCCCAATCGTTGTCACTGGTTGGACTCCGCACTGGATGTTTACGAAATTTGACTTAAAATTTTTAGAAGATCCTAAAAATGTGTATGGTAACGCGGAAAATATTCATACTATTGTTCGGAAAGGTTTGAAAGAAGACAAACCTTCCGCCTATGAAGTACTTGATAATTTCTTTTGGACAGCAGAAGATATGTCAGAAGTTATGTTAGAAGTTAATGACGGTGTGGATCCAGAAGAAGCTGCCAAAAAATGGGTTAAAAATAATCCAGAAAAAGTAGCTAAATGGACAGATGGCGTGAAAAAAGTAGATGGCGAGGAAATCAAGCTTACTTATGTAGCTTGGGATTCTGAAATTGCCTCTACCAATGTTGTCGCTGAAGCACTAAGACAAGTTGGTTATGACACAACTATTCAAGCAATGGAAATCCAACCAATGTGGGCGTCTGTTGCAACAGATGCTGCTGATGGAATGGTCGCTGCATGGCTACCAAACACTTCTGGAATTTACTATAAAGATTACAAAGGTAAATTTGAAGATTTAGGCGCAAACTTAAAAGGCGCTAAAATTGGTTTAGCAGTACCAAAATACATGACTAACATTAATTCCATTGAAGATTTAAAAACAAGTAAATAA